CGGAGGACAACGCCGAGAGGCTGGAGTTCGCGGTGCTGAAGATCCACAGCGTTGTGGCCGTCGCCGAAGACTGGCGCATACTCCACCAACCATTGCTGGACTGGAAGGCGAGGCTGAAGCGCGTAGCCGAGGAAGGCGATGGCATCCTGCGCGCTCACAGGAGGAGGTCTGCGGAGCGCGAACGGGACGAGGGGGTTGCGAGGAAGGCTGTTCCCGTTCACAAGCGCGTCACTCGGGCAGCGGCACGCTTCTTGCCTTTCCGCCGCGGCAAGGACGACGACGGTGATCCGGGCGAGGCGACGGTGCGGAGGTTCGAGAGGCTAGCGCATGTCGCCGATGAGTTCTTCCGTTACGTCCAGCTTGGGGGCCGCCCGAAGAGCTTGACGGTGTCCATGGAAGTTCCTGCGGAGCCTCTGCTTGCAGGGAAGACGCTCGAGTTCTCCCTCAGGAACGGCAGCCGGGACGCCCTCCTGCTGCTCCACCCGTGCGACGGCAACGGGGAGGTCGTTCTGTTCCTCTCCTGCGACGACAGCGCGGCGTGGGAGAAGAACGTGAAGCTCTGCGTGGTGTTCCAGCTACTCGAGCGTACCGACATCTTGGATATCGTCATGTCTTCCTTGCAGCTGCTGCCTCCCCAGTTCGGCGCCGCCTGTGCGACGGCGAGGGAGTTCGTCAGGGAGGCGCGAGCGCAGGAAACGAGCTATGCCAGCGCGTCGTCCATGTCGATGCGGTGCGTCTCATCGGCGTGGAGGTGTCACCGCAATTCCACGGACGGGGGATGCGCGGCGACTGACGGCATGCCGCGGCTGCCGTGGCCGATCGTTCGAGTCGACGCCGTGTACTTCGCCATGCCGCAGAACTATTCGCCGGATGCGCCTGCGGACCAGAACAAGCTTCTGAAATTGGCATGTCATATCACTCCCCATCTTGTGCCCGAGACGTACTCCCGGCACTACCGGCAGATTGGGACGGAAACACTGCAAGAGCTGTCACCCGAAGTGGCCGACGAAGGAGCTTCAGCTTGCGGACGGGAGGCGGCGTGGTGGTGTCCTCGCAGCTCAACGTTTTTGTCGGTGGAACCAGAGTTTTCGGTGCCGCCGCCGACGCTGCAGCAGTTGTTCCTGGTGCAAAGCTTGAAGGGGGCAATGTAGTTCTTGGCTTCTCGCACTAGTAGCAGAAGCGATGCAATTTTTCAGTTTTACTCCCTCGTTTCCTAATTACTTGTcgtaggtatggatgtatctagatacatccatttctgcgacaagtaatttggaacggagggaatatTATGCAATAAGGGGGCAATGTAGATCATGCCTAAGTGACATCTTGTAATTTCTTACTTTTATGTTTCACACAAATGATAACGCCCACACATATGGTAGTTTTACAactcgcccacacgcgtggatcaCTATCCAGTCAAGtgtgcacgaatcttgacacattGAGGCGAAATCTGCGTGCCACGAAGGACAGGGCAGGTGTGTGTGGGCATTTGACAGTTCACCCGGACACCGGTTTCTCGCACGGAGAGGCCGCGGTTGCGAGTCGGACGTGCGGTGGAACTGCCGTCGCGCCCGCACGCCGCGCACTTCTCCTATTCATCATCTCCCACGTCTGCTCCCTTTCCCCTCCTCGGTCCTGCAGTTTCCCACCCCGCCCTTCTTTACTTCCCATTTCCCCCACACCAGCATTTCCATTCGAGAGCAACGCAAGTTCTAGTAGGAGTAGTcaagagggggaggaggcggcggcggcgaaagaGTCGCGGGTATTCGTGGCTGTCGTCGGTGTTCACCGGACCGGAGCGTCGTCGCCGGAGCAGCCACCGCGAGTAGGTAAGGCTTCAAAGCTTTCTACTGGTCCAATCCGCCTCCCCTCCTCTCGGTTCACATCCTTCTCGAACCCTTTCGAGATTCAGGTGGATTTTTCGCGACGCTTGAGTGTCCCCATCGGCAGGGAGTCACATGTGTGCCATTAAGCCGACATTACGTAGTTTCGTTGCCGTCGCGGTGGTAGTCAAGTCGGCGAGGCTCGCCCGTTTCACCACTATCTCCCTGTTTTCAGAGATTAGATGTCTGCAATTCTATGTTGCAGCGATTTCTACTGTTTTTTGCTAGTTTTGATGGTCTCGTAGGCTACAATTATCACTGTTTTAGGGGTGATGTTGTATCGAACTCAAGGACTGATAGTTGGgtatgaaccctagatctagttagccGCATTTCGATTTGTAGGATAATGGCAGTTGGTTTTTTTGGAACTGATTTAATTTGCTATTATGTTGTGTGCAAACATGGCAATTTGAATCCACTG
This portion of the Triticum dicoccoides isolate Atlit2015 ecotype Zavitan chromosome 7A, WEW_v2.0, whole genome shotgun sequence genome encodes:
- the LOC119328478 gene encoding uncharacterized protein LOC119328478; amino-acid sequence: MAEILGSAVASESVSRIFSILSGNSREDGGAEDNAERLEFAVLKIHSVVAVAEDWRILHQPLLDWKARLKRVAEEGDGILRAHRRRSAERERDEGVARKAVPVHKRVTRAAARFLPFRRGKDDDGDPGEATVRRFERLAHVADEFFRYVQLGGRPKSLTVSMEVPAEPLLAGKTLEFSLRNGSRDALLLLHPCDGNGEVVLFLSCDDSAAWEKNVKLCVVFQLLERTDILDIVMSSLQLLPPQFGAACATAREFVREARAQETSYASASSMSMRCVSSAWRCHRNSTDGGCAATDGMPRLPWPIVRVDAVYFAMPQNYSPDAPADQNKLLKLACHITPHLVPETYSRHYRQIGTETLQELSPEVADEGASACGREAAWWCPRSSTFLSVEPEFSVPPPTLQQLFLVQSLKGAM